Proteins from a single region of Sylvia atricapilla isolate bSylAtr1 chromosome 9, bSylAtr1.pri, whole genome shotgun sequence:
- the GPR52 gene encoding G-protein coupled receptor 52 — MNQSRWIEWRTLNMSSSVTNISEHLSCPLGFGHYNAVDICILETVVIVLLTFLIIAGNLTVIFVFHCAPLLHHYTTSYFIQTMAYADLFVGVSCLVPTLSLLHYSTGVHESLTCQVFGYIISVLKSVSMACLACISVDRYLAITKPLSYNQLVTPCRLRLCISLIWIYSCLIFLPSFFGWGKPGYHGDIFEWCATSWLTNAYFTGFIVCLLYAPAAFVICFTYFHIFRICRQHTKEISDRRARFPNQEGDAAGESGHSPDRRYAMVLFRITSVFYVLWLPYIIYFLLESSRVLENPALSFLTTWLAISNSFCNCVIYSLSNSVFRLGLRRLSETICSSCVCSTDRDVRDPKPRKRANSCSI; from the coding sequence ATGAACCAGTCCCGATGGATTGAATGGAGGACTCTGAATATGAGCAGTAGTGTTACGAACATATCTGAGCACCTCTCCTGCCCTCTTGGATTTGGTCACTACAATGCAGTTGACATCTGTATCCTTGAGACAGTCGTTATTGTCTTGCTGACATTTTTGATTATCGCGGGTAACTTAACTGTGatctttgtttttcactgtGCTCCGCTCCTGCATCATTACACCACCAGCTATTTTATTCAGACCATGGCTTATGCTGATCTTTTTGTTGGAGTCAGCTGCTTGGTGCCTACTTTGTCACTGCTCCACTACTCAACAGGTGTCCACGAGTCCTTGACTTGTCAGGTTTTTGGATACATCATCTCTGTGCTCAAAAGCGTATCTATGGCATGTCTGGCTTGCATCAGTGTGGATCGCTATCTCGCTATAACCAAGCCTCTCTCCTATAACCAACTGGTCACACCTTGTCGCTTGAGACTCTGCATCAGTCTGATCTGGATATACTCTTGCTTGATcttcctgccttctttttttggttggggAAAACCTGGTTACCACGGAGATATTTTTGAATGGTGTGCTACCTCCTGGCTAACTAATGCCTACTTCACTGGCTTTATCGTGTGCTTACTCTAcgctcctgctgcctttgtcaTATGTTTCACCTACTTCCACATCTTTAGAATCTGCCGGCAGCACACCAAAGAGATCAGTGATCGCAGAGCTCGGTTTCCTAACCAGGAAGGGGACGCCGCTGGGGAgagcgggcacagccccgaCCGCCGCTATGCCATGGTTCTGTTCCGGATCACCAGCGTCTTCTACGTGCTGTGGCTCCCTTATATCATTTACTTTTTGCTGGAAAGCTCTAGGGTGTTGGAAAACCCAGCACTCTCCTTCCTAACTACGTGGCTTGCTATAAGCAACAGTTTCTGCAACTGTGTGATATATAGCCTCTCCAACAGCGTTTTCAGGCTGGGACTACGGAGACTCTCAGAGACAATATGTTCCTCCTGTGTGTGCTCAACAGACAGGGATGTACGGGACCCTAAACCAAGGAAACGGGCTAATTCTTGCTCCATTTAA